A stretch of Rhodoferax potami DNA encodes these proteins:
- a CDS encoding acetyl/propionyl/methylcrotonyl-CoA carboxylase subunit alpha — translation MFTKILIANRGEIACRVIATAKKMGIKTVAVYSDADKEARHVALADEAVNIGPAPSRESYLQAEKIIAACKQTGAQAVHPGYGFLSENEAFAKRCEDEGIAFIGPKAHSIAAMGDKIASKKLANEAKVNTIPGYNDAIAGPEQAVEIAKGIGYPVMIKASAGGGGKGLRVAFNDKEAFEGFSSCQNEARNSFGDDRIFIEKFVQEPRHIEIQVLGDSHGNVIYLNERECSIQRRHQKVIEEAPSPFISDATRKAMGEQAVQLAKAVKYQSAGTVEFVVGKDQDFYFLEMNTRLQVEHPVTECITGLDLVELMIRVAAGEKLPLTQADVKRDGWAIECRINAEDPFRNFLPSTGRLVRFAPPEQTMWQGDTEHLQGVRVDTGVQDGGEIPMFYDSMIAKLIVHGKDRNDAIAKMREALNGFVIRGVSSNIPFQAALLAHPKFVSGDFNTGFIAENYGKGFFAEDVPHDDAAFLTALAAFVRRKSRERAAGMSGQLPGYAVDAGKDYVVVTLDAAGNNSYTAVHVDEFEGETGSAQVRVGASSYVIRSKSRLNDIAITGTVNGKAFTAQVERGTPKNPLALRVQHNGTRIDALVMSPRMAELHTLMPHKAPPDMSRYVLSPMPGLLVDVAVVPGQKVQAGERVAVIEAMKMENVLFAAADGVVGKVLAAKGESLSVDQAIVEFV, via the coding sequence ATGTTCACCAAAATCCTGATTGCCAACCGTGGCGAAATTGCCTGCCGCGTCATTGCTACCGCCAAGAAAATGGGCATCAAGACGGTTGCCGTCTATTCGGACGCCGACAAGGAGGCCCGCCACGTGGCGCTGGCGGATGAGGCCGTCAACATCGGCCCCGCACCTAGCCGCGAGAGCTATTTGCAGGCCGAGAAAATCATTGCTGCTTGCAAACAAACCGGCGCACAAGCCGTGCACCCCGGCTACGGCTTCTTGAGCGAGAACGAAGCCTTTGCCAAGCGCTGCGAAGATGAAGGTATTGCCTTCATCGGCCCCAAGGCGCATTCCATTGCCGCCATGGGCGACAAAATTGCCTCCAAAAAGCTGGCCAACGAGGCCAAGGTCAACACCATCCCCGGCTACAACGACGCGATTGCGGGCCCGGAGCAGGCGGTTGAGATTGCCAAGGGCATTGGCTACCCCGTGATGATCAAGGCCTCGGCCGGCGGCGGTGGCAAGGGCCTGCGCGTTGCCTTCAACGACAAAGAGGCTTTTGAAGGCTTCTCCAGCTGCCAGAACGAAGCCCGCAACAGCTTTGGCGATGACCGCATCTTCATCGAGAAGTTTGTGCAGGAGCCGCGCCACATCGAGATCCAGGTGCTGGGCGACAGCCATGGCAATGTGATCTATTTGAACGAGCGCGAGTGCTCCATCCAGCGCCGCCACCAGAAGGTGATTGAAGAGGCGCCAAGCCCCTTCATCAGCGATGCCACCCGCAAAGCCATGGGCGAGCAGGCGGTGCAACTGGCCAAGGCCGTGAAGTACCAGAGCGCCGGCACCGTGGAGTTTGTGGTCGGCAAAGATCAGGACTTCTACTTCTTGGAAATGAACACCCGCCTGCAGGTGGAGCACCCGGTCACCGAATGCATCACCGGCCTCGATTTGGTAGAGCTGATGATCCGCGTGGCGGCCGGCGAAAAGCTGCCGCTGACGCAAGCCGACGTGAAGCGCGATGGCTGGGCCATTGAGTGCCGTATCAACGCCGAAGACCCGTTCCGCAACTTCTTGCCGTCCACCGGCCGCTTGGTGCGCTTTGCGCCGCCTGAGCAGACCATGTGGCAGGGCGACACCGAGCACTTGCAAGGCGTACGCGTGGACACCGGCGTTCAGGACGGCGGCGAGATCCCCATGTTCTACGACTCGATGATTGCCAAGCTCATCGTGCACGGCAAGGACCGCAATGACGCGATTGCCAAGATGCGCGAGGCCCTTAATGGCTTTGTGATCCGCGGTGTGTCGAGCAACATTCCGTTCCAGGCAGCTCTGCTTGCCCACCCCAAGTTTGTGAGCGGCGATTTCAACACCGGCTTCATCGCCGAGAACTATGGCAAAGGCTTCTTTGCGGAAGACGTGCCGCATGACGATGCAGCGTTCCTGACCGCGCTGGCCGCCTTTGTGCGCCGCAAGTCGCGCGAGCGTGCAGCGGGCATGTCCGGCCAGTTGCCGGGCTATGCCGTGGATGCGGGCAAAGACTATGTGGTGGTGACGCTGGATGCTGCGGGCAACAATAGCTACACCGCAGTGCATGTGGATGAGTTTGAAGGTGAAACCGGCTCCGCCCAAGTGCGGGTGGGCGCGAGCAGCTATGTTATTCGTAGCAAATCACGCTTGAACGACATCGCCATTACCGGCACGGTGAACGGCAAAGCCTTCACGGCCCAGGTGGAGCGCGGCACCCCCAAGAACCCGTTGGCCTTGCGTGTGCAGCACAACGGCACCCGCATCGACGCACTGGTCATGTCCCCCCGCATGGCTGAGCTGCACACGCTGATGCCGCACAAGGCGCCACCCGACATGAGTCGCTACGTGCTCTCGCCCATGCCCGGCTTGCTGGTCGATGTGGCAGTGGTGCCCGGCCAAAAGGTGCAGGCCGGTGAGCGTGTGGCCGTGATCGAAGCCATGAAGATGGAAAACGTGCTGTTTGCCGCCGCAGACGGTGTGGTGGGCAAGGTGCTGGCCGCCAAGGGCGAGAGCCTGAGCGTGGACCAAGCCATCGTGGAGTTTGTATGA
- a CDS encoding acyl-CoA carboxylase subunit beta: MQDILVQLEAKRELARMGGGQKRIDAQHKKGKLTARERLEVLLDEGTFEEWDMFVEHRCVDFGMDEQKIPGDGVVTGYGMINGRLVFVFSQDFTVFGGALSEAHAEKICKVMDQAMKVGAPVIGLNDSGGARIQEGVASLGGYADVFQRNVMASGVIPQISMIMGPSAGGAVYSPAMTDFIFMVKDSSYMFVTGPEVVKTVTHEEVTAEELGGALTHTTKSGVADLAFENDVEALLMLRRLYNYLPLSNREKAPVRKSGDPIDRKDLSLDTLVPDNPNKPYDMKELIVKTVDDGDFFEIQPEYAKNIIIGFARMDGQTIGIVANQPLVLAGCLDIKSSIKAARFVRFCDAFNIPVVTFVDVPGFMPGTSQEYGGIIKHGAKLLYAYAECTVPKITVITRKAYGGAYDVMASKHLRGDVNLAWPNAEIAVMGAKGAVEIIFREDKGDPAKLAAKEAEYKARFANPFVAGARGFIDDVILPHETRKRICRSLVMLKDKKLENPWRKHGNIPL, from the coding sequence ATGCAAGACATCCTCGTACAACTGGAAGCCAAGCGCGAGCTGGCCCGCATGGGCGGTGGGCAAAAGCGCATCGATGCGCAGCACAAAAAAGGCAAGCTCACAGCGCGCGAGCGCCTGGAAGTGCTGCTGGACGAAGGCACGTTTGAAGAGTGGGACATGTTTGTCGAGCACCGCTGCGTGGACTTCGGCATGGACGAGCAGAAGATCCCCGGCGACGGCGTGGTCACCGGCTACGGCATGATCAACGGCCGCCTGGTGTTCGTGTTCAGCCAGGACTTCACGGTCTTTGGTGGTGCGCTGTCCGAAGCCCATGCCGAGAAAATCTGCAAGGTGATGGACCAGGCCATGAAAGTGGGCGCTCCGGTCATCGGCCTCAACGATTCGGGCGGTGCCCGCATTCAGGAAGGTGTGGCCTCTCTGGGCGGCTATGCCGATGTGTTCCAGCGCAATGTGATGGCTAGCGGTGTGATTCCGCAGATCAGCATGATCATGGGGCCCAGCGCCGGTGGCGCGGTGTACAGCCCTGCGATGACCGACTTCATCTTCATGGTGAAAGACAGCTCCTACATGTTTGTCACCGGCCCCGAAGTGGTGAAGACCGTGACGCACGAAGAAGTGACCGCTGAAGAGCTGGGCGGCGCACTCACCCACACCACCAAGAGCGGCGTGGCCGACCTGGCGTTTGAGAACGATGTGGAGGCGCTGCTGATGCTGCGCCGTCTCTACAACTACCTGCCCCTGAGCAACCGCGAGAAGGCGCCGGTGCGCAAGAGCGGCGACCCTATCGACCGCAAGGACCTGAGCCTGGACACGCTGGTGCCCGACAACCCCAACAAGCCCTACGACATGAAGGAGCTGATCGTCAAAACCGTGGACGATGGCGACTTCTTCGAGATTCAGCCCGAGTACGCCAAGAACATCATCATCGGCTTCGCGCGCATGGACGGCCAGACCATCGGCATCGTGGCCAACCAGCCGCTCGTTTTGGCAGGTTGCCTGGACATCAAGAGCTCCATCAAGGCTGCGCGTTTTGTGCGCTTCTGCGATGCGTTCAATATCCCCGTGGTCACGTTCGTGGACGTGCCCGGCTTCATGCCCGGTACCTCGCAAGAGTACGGCGGCATCATCAAACACGGCGCCAAGTTGCTCTACGCGTACGCCGAGTGCACCGTGCCCAAGATCACCGTCATCACCCGCAAGGCCTACGGCGGCGCGTATGACGTGATGGCCTCCAAGCACCTGCGCGGCGACGTGAACCTGGCGTGGCCCAACGCAGAAATTGCGGTGATGGGTGCCAAGGGCGCGGTGGAAATCATCTTCCGCGAAGACAAGGGCGATCCTGCGAAATTGGCGGCCAAAGAGGCCGAATACAAAGCCCGCTTTGCCAACCCCTTTGTGGCTGGTGCGCGTGGCTTTATCGACGACGTGATCCTGCCGCACGAAACCCGCAAACGCATCTGCCGTTCGCTGGTCATGCTCAAGGACAAGAAGCTGGAAAACCCGTGGCGCAAGCACGGGAACATTCCACTCTGA
- the meaB gene encoding methylmalonyl Co-A mutase-associated GTPase MeaB, with protein sequence MTPEAVQAGLLGGESLLQRRSIAKAITLLESTRVDHRAQGDTLLTALLPHTGKSFRLGISGVPGVGKSTFIEALGLYLIGQGHRVAVLTIDPSSSVSGGSILGDKTRMEHLSMHEKAFIRPSPSSGTLGGVAEKTREAMLVCEAAGYDIVIVETVGVGQSETAVQGMTDMFVLMQLPNAGDDLQAIKKGVMELADLVVINKADIDADAATRAQAQITSSLRLLGMHGNPNDPHSDKHWAPKVISLSALLGQGVDTFWKAVCEFQTLQTANGLFSQRRQNQSLAWMWERIDAGLKQAFKQNPAVREQLPQLTAAVQAGQLAASTAARNLLSALEFTAQAAPK encoded by the coding sequence GTGACCCCTGAAGCCGTGCAGGCCGGTCTGCTGGGGGGCGAGTCCCTCCTGCAGCGCAGGTCAATAGCCAAAGCCATTACCCTGCTGGAGTCCACCCGTGTGGACCACCGGGCGCAGGGCGACACGCTGCTCACCGCGCTGCTTCCCCACACCGGCAAGTCGTTCCGGCTGGGCATCAGCGGTGTGCCGGGCGTGGGCAAGAGCACCTTTATTGAAGCGCTGGGCTTGTACCTGATTGGCCAAGGCCACCGCGTGGCGGTGCTGACGATTGACCCCTCCAGCTCGGTGTCCGGTGGTTCCATCCTGGGTGACAAGACGCGCATGGAGCATTTGTCCATGCACGAGAAAGCCTTCATTCGCCCCAGCCCGTCCAGCGGTACGCTGGGTGGTGTGGCCGAGAAAACCCGCGAGGCCATGCTGGTCTGCGAGGCTGCGGGTTACGACATCGTGATTGTCGAAACCGTGGGCGTGGGCCAGAGCGAGACAGCGGTGCAGGGCATGACCGACATGTTCGTCTTGATGCAGTTGCCCAATGCGGGCGACGACCTGCAGGCCATTAAAAAAGGCGTGATGGAGCTGGCTGATCTGGTGGTTATCAACAAGGCCGATATTGACGCCGATGCCGCCACCCGCGCGCAAGCCCAGATAACCTCCAGCCTGCGCTTGCTGGGCATGCACGGGAATCCGAATGATCCGCACAGCGACAAGCACTGGGCGCCCAAAGTGATTTCACTGAGTGCGTTGCTAGGGCAGGGCGTGGACACCTTCTGGAAAGCCGTGTGTGAATTCCAAACTCTGCAAACTGCCAACGGCCTGTTCAGCCAGCGCCGCCAGAACCAATCGCTGGCATGGATGTGGGAGCGGATTGACGCAGGACTGAAGCAAGCCTTCAAGCAAAACCCGGCGGTGCGCGAGCAGCTACCCCAGCTCACCGCGGCGGTGCAGGCCGGTCAGTTGGCCGCCAGCACTGCAGCACGAAATCTGCTCTCAGCGCTCGAATTTACTGCGCAAGCAGCTCCTAAATAG
- the scpA gene encoding methylmalonyl-CoA mutase codes for MTDKTPEFQSATLEAWAKAAAKSAPGGNVDALNWITPDGIAVKPLYTAADTADLKHADTLPGFEPYLRGPQATMYAVRPWTIRQYAGFSTAEESNAFYRKALAAGGQGVSVAFDLATHRGYDSDHPRVTGDVGKAGVAIDSVEDMKILFDQIPLDKVSVSMTMNGAVLPVLAGYVVAAEEQGVSQDKLSGTIQNDILKEFMVRNTYIYPPAPSMRIIGDIIGYTAKNMPKFNSISISGYHMQEAGANQALELAFTLADGKEYVKTAIASGLDVDDFAGRLSFFWAIGMNFYLEVAKMRAARLLWCRIMKGFDAKAPKSLMLRTHCQTSGWSLTEQDPYNNVVRTTIEAMAAVFGGTQSLHTNSFDEAIALPTEFSARIARNTQLIIQEETHITNVIDPWAGSYMMEKLTQDMADAAWKIIEEVEAMGGMTKAVDSGWAKLKIEAAAAEKQARIDSGQDVIVGVNKYKLKNEDVIEARDIDNVAVRESQIARLKDIKAKRDSALVESALAAITSAAESGSGNLLDLSIKAIRLRATVGEVSDALEKAFGRHRADTNKVSGVYAAAYDSAQGDTMEYWNALKADIAGFADKQGRRPRVMISKLGQDGHDRGAKVVATAFADLGFDVDMGPLFQTPEECARQAIENDVHAVGVSTLAAGHKTLVPAIIAELKKQGADDIIVFVGGVIPRQDYDFLYAAGVKGIYGPGTPIPVSARDVLSQIEKALG; via the coding sequence ATGACCGACAAGACGCCTGAATTTCAATCCGCCACACTGGAAGCCTGGGCCAAGGCTGCAGCCAAATCCGCCCCCGGCGGCAATGTGGACGCGCTGAACTGGATCACCCCCGACGGCATCGCGGTCAAGCCCCTTTACACCGCAGCAGATACGGCAGACCTGAAGCACGCCGACACGCTGCCAGGCTTTGAGCCTTACCTGCGCGGCCCGCAGGCCACCATGTATGCGGTGCGCCCCTGGACCATCCGCCAATACGCCGGCTTCTCCACCGCTGAAGAGTCCAATGCGTTTTACCGCAAGGCATTGGCAGCCGGCGGGCAGGGCGTGTCTGTCGCGTTTGATTTGGCCACCCACCGTGGCTACGACTCCGATCACCCCCGCGTAACGGGCGATGTGGGCAAGGCCGGCGTGGCGATTGATTCGGTCGAGGACATGAAGATCCTGTTCGACCAGATTCCGCTGGACAAGGTATCCGTCTCCATGACGATGAACGGCGCGGTGCTGCCGGTGTTGGCCGGCTACGTGGTCGCCGCGGAAGAGCAAGGCGTGAGTCAGGACAAGCTCTCCGGAACGATTCAGAACGACATTCTGAAAGAGTTTATGGTGCGCAACACCTACATTTACCCGCCTGCGCCCAGCATGCGCATCATCGGCGACATCATTGGCTACACCGCCAAGAACATGCCGAAGTTCAACTCGATCAGTATTTCGGGTTACCACATGCAAGAGGCGGGCGCCAACCAGGCGCTGGAGTTGGCCTTCACGCTGGCCGACGGGAAAGAATATGTGAAGACCGCCATCGCCTCAGGGTTGGACGTGGATGACTTTGCCGGGCGCCTGAGCTTCTTCTGGGCGATTGGCATGAACTTCTATCTGGAGGTGGCCAAAATGCGGGCCGCGCGCCTGCTGTGGTGCCGCATCATGAAGGGCTTTGACGCCAAGGCGCCTAAGAGCCTGATGTTGCGCACCCACTGCCAGACCAGCGGCTGGAGCCTGACCGAGCAGGACCCCTACAACAACGTGGTGCGCACCACCATCGAGGCGATGGCCGCCGTGTTTGGCGGCACGCAGAGCTTGCACACCAACAGCTTTGACGAAGCCATCGCGCTGCCCACCGAGTTCAGCGCGCGCATTGCCCGCAACACGCAGCTCATCATCCAGGAAGAAACCCACATCACCAACGTGATCGACCCCTGGGCCGGCAGCTACATGATGGAGAAGCTGACGCAGGACATGGCGGACGCGGCCTGGAAGATCATCGAAGAAGTGGAAGCCATGGGCGGCATGACCAAGGCCGTGGACAGTGGCTGGGCCAAGCTCAAGATTGAAGCTGCGGCTGCTGAGAAGCAGGCGCGTATCGACAGCGGCCAGGACGTGATCGTGGGTGTGAACAAGTACAAGCTCAAGAACGAAGACGTGATCGAAGCCCGCGACATCGACAACGTGGCCGTGCGCGAAAGCCAGATCGCCCGCCTTAAAGATATCAAGGCAAAACGCGACTCCGCGCTCGTGGAATCTGCGCTGGCTGCTATCACTTCTGCAGCAGAGTCCGGTAGCGGAAACCTGCTGGACTTGTCCATCAAAGCGATCCGCCTGCGCGCCACGGTGGGCGAGGTGAGCGATGCGCTGGAGAAAGCATTCGGTCGCCATCGCGCCGATACCAATAAGGTCAGTGGCGTGTACGCCGCTGCCTACGACAGCGCCCAAGGAGACACCATGGAGTATTGGAATGCCTTGAAGGCCGACATCGCCGGATTTGCCGACAAACAGGGCCGCCGCCCCCGCGTGATGATCAGCAAGCTGGGCCAGGACGGCCACGACCGCGGCGCCAAGGTGGTAGCCACCGCGTTTGCCGACTTGGGTTTTGACGTGGACATGGGCCCGCTGTTCCAGACCCCCGAAGAATGCGCCCGCCAGGCGATCGAAAACGACGTGCACGCGGTCGGCGTATCGACGCTGGCCGCAGGTCACAAGACACTGGTGCCCGCCATCATCGCCGAGCTCAAAAAGCAGGGCGCGGACGACATCATCGTTTTCGTAGGCGGTGTGATTCCGCGACAAGACTACGACTTTTTGTACGCCGCAGGCGTCAAAGGCATTTACGGCCCGGGCACGCCGATACCGGTGAGTGCTCGTGATGTACTGAGCCAGATCGAAAAGGCGCTCGGGTGA
- a CDS encoding GntR family transcriptional regulator, which yields MSALMSDARPALSLAPRPLYEEVAELLRQRIFKRELEPGSWIDELKIAEEFGISRTPLREALKVLAAEGLVTMKVRRGAYVTEVSQQDLANVYHLLSLLESDAAGVVATKATDAEIKELQALHKALEAAAKHGKDKTATTDQFFAVNEKFHMRLLEIANNRWRDQMVADLRKVMKLNRHNSLLKTGRIEESLAEHRAIMDALAARDPALTAQRMAEHFANGLEAAT from the coding sequence ATGTCCGCCTTGATGTCTGATGCCCGCCCCGCTTTATCGCTGGCCCCCCGCCCTCTGTATGAGGAAGTGGCCGAGCTGCTGCGCCAGCGCATCTTCAAGCGCGAGTTGGAGCCCGGCAGCTGGATTGACGAGCTGAAGATTGCCGAAGAGTTCGGCATCAGCCGCACCCCCCTGCGCGAGGCCCTGAAAGTGCTGGCTGCCGAAGGCCTGGTGACCATGAAGGTGCGCCGCGGCGCCTATGTGACCGAGGTGTCGCAGCAGGATCTAGCCAACGTCTACCACTTGCTCAGCTTGTTGGAGAGCGACGCGGCCGGCGTAGTGGCCACCAAGGCCACCGATGCAGAAATCAAGGAACTGCAGGCTTTGCACAAAGCGCTGGAGGCAGCGGCCAAGCACGGCAAAGACAAAACCGCGACCACCGACCAGTTTTTTGCGGTGAATGAGAAGTTCCACATGCGCCTGCTGGAGATTGCCAACAACCGCTGGCGCGACCAGATGGTGGCCGACCTGCGCAAGGTCATGAAACTCAACCGTCACAACTCCCTGCTCAAGACCGGGCGCATCGAAGAGTCCTTGGCTGAACACCGTGCCATCATGGACGCCCTGGCGGCACGCGACCCTGCGCTCACCGCACAGCGTATGGCTGAACACTTTGCCAACGGGCTCGAAGCGGCCACCTGA
- a CDS encoding sensor domain-containing protein — MADRLMSLSLDQQTLLEYRAILENASVGILFTRDRKVLHCNPRFNEIFGYAEGELQGQPGRVFYLSDTDYTRMGEVAGPRLTRGEPVSLEFTMRRKDDTPIDCHMRIKPVNPHNSAEGTIWIFEDITERKKAESALQQLIHRQDAILENASVGIMFTRNGLIELTNPRFDAILGWPPGALLGQKTRVFFSSDEDHQAFAEHAGATLASGALMEAEWLNSRQDGSQVWCRHLAKAVTTTADNRTTIWITEDISEKKAAADALLQAHQVLEQRVEERTRELQDAHQRMQVVIDSSTLAIYTQDQQGRVLSWNTAAEKMFNLLRQETLDDPSVFSQRLETPELQALREQAFEGGKVVNTELQLNLPGGQALELSLNIVALQGQAGQAYGVLTMASDISERKANERKVAFMAYHDALTGLPNRQLLEDRLEVAMAQADRAKTKVSLLFLDLDNFKRINDTLGHAVGDSLLQEVAQRLRTCVRESDTISRQGGDEFVVLLNALKDKDAALPVIAKLLDRLDEPFYTDGHELATSASIGVTVYPDDGQDFDTLRKKADMAMYRAKEAGRNTYRYFNEAMNAEAKEHLHLRNGLRRALERNELVLHYQPQIDLPTGRIFGAEALIRWNHPDLGMVSPARFIPVAEDSGLIVPIGDWVMSEACRQAMSWYRQGLPALLMAVNVSVAQFNRGNLEEALVKVLLESGMNPQNLELELTESLLIQNVDHVLAALKRLKGLGVQLAIDDFGTGYSSLSYLKRFDIDKLKIDQSFVRDLVADPEDTAIVNAIIQMAKSMGLKTIAEGVETPDIVKLLQRFGCDEAQGFFFARPMPADAFASFVSSHPQTNTPLA, encoded by the coding sequence ATGGCTGATCGCTTGATGTCCCTTTCGCTGGATCAACAAACTCTGCTGGAATACCGCGCGATTCTGGAGAATGCGTCGGTCGGAATTCTGTTCACCCGGGACCGCAAGGTTCTGCACTGCAACCCGCGTTTCAACGAGATATTTGGCTACGCCGAGGGCGAATTGCAAGGACAACCCGGCCGGGTTTTCTACTTGAGTGACACCGACTACACCCGCATGGGCGAAGTGGCAGGCCCGCGCCTGACGCGTGGGGAGCCCGTGAGTCTTGAATTCACCATGCGGCGCAAAGATGACACACCCATCGATTGCCACATGCGCATCAAGCCGGTGAACCCCCATAACTCGGCAGAAGGCACGATCTGGATTTTTGAAGACATCACCGAGCGCAAGAAAGCAGAATCCGCGCTGCAACAGCTGATCCACCGGCAGGACGCGATACTAGAAAACGCTTCGGTGGGCATCATGTTCACCCGTAACGGACTGATAGAGCTGACGAATCCACGCTTTGATGCGATCCTTGGTTGGCCCCCCGGTGCACTCCTAGGGCAGAAAACACGCGTGTTTTTCAGTTCCGACGAGGACCATCAGGCGTTTGCCGAGCATGCAGGAGCCACGCTGGCGTCCGGCGCACTCATGGAGGCAGAGTGGCTGAACAGCCGCCAGGATGGGAGCCAAGTCTGGTGCCGACACCTGGCGAAAGCGGTGACCACAACCGCCGATAACCGGACCACCATCTGGATTACGGAAGACATCAGTGAAAAGAAGGCTGCGGCTGACGCTTTGTTGCAAGCCCATCAGGTGCTGGAGCAACGGGTAGAAGAGCGAACCCGCGAATTGCAGGATGCGCACCAGCGCATGCAGGTGGTGATTGACAGCTCCACGCTGGCCATTTACACCCAAGACCAGCAAGGCCGCGTCCTGAGCTGGAACACGGCTGCAGAAAAAATGTTCAACCTGCTGCGCCAAGAGACGCTCGACGACCCATCCGTTTTTTCGCAGCGCTTGGAGACCCCCGAGCTGCAAGCACTGCGCGAGCAAGCGTTTGAGGGAGGCAAAGTAGTCAACACCGAACTGCAGCTGAATCTGCCCGGCGGGCAGGCCTTGGAATTGAGCTTGAACATCGTGGCTTTGCAAGGCCAGGCCGGCCAGGCCTATGGCGTGCTGACTATGGCCTCGGACATCAGCGAAAGAAAAGCCAACGAACGCAAGGTGGCCTTCATGGCCTACCACGATGCACTGACCGGATTGCCCAACCGACAACTTCTGGAGGACCGCCTGGAGGTCGCCATGGCGCAAGCAGACCGCGCAAAGACCAAGGTTTCCTTGCTGTTTCTGGATCTGGACAACTTCAAGCGCATCAACGACACGCTGGGGCACGCCGTCGGCGACAGCCTGCTGCAAGAAGTGGCGCAGCGGCTGCGCACTTGCGTGCGCGAGAGTGACACCATCAGCCGCCAGGGTGGCGATGAGTTTGTAGTGCTGCTGAATGCCCTGAAAGACAAAGACGCCGCACTCCCGGTGATTGCCAAATTGCTGGATCGGCTCGACGAGCCGTTCTACACCGATGGGCACGAACTCGCGACCTCCGCCTCCATCGGAGTTACGGTGTACCCGGATGACGGCCAAGACTTCGATACCTTGCGCAAAAAGGCGGATATGGCCATGTACCGCGCCAAGGAAGCCGGGCGGAACACCTACCGGTACTTCAACGAAGCCATGAACGCGGAGGCCAAGGAACATCTGCACCTGCGAAACGGCTTGCGTCGCGCGTTGGAACGCAATGAATTGGTTCTCCATTACCAACCCCAAATCGACTTGCCCACGGGTCGGATTTTTGGGGCCGAGGCTCTGATTCGCTGGAACCACCCCGACCTGGGCATGGTCTCGCCGGCCCGATTCATACCGGTTGCCGAGGATAGCGGCTTGATTGTTCCTATTGGTGACTGGGTGATGTCTGAAGCTTGTCGCCAGGCTATGTCATGGTACCGGCAAGGCCTGCCCGCTCTGCTCATGGCGGTCAACGTGTCTGTGGCGCAATTCAACCGTGGCAACCTGGAAGAGGCGTTGGTTAAGGTCTTGCTCGAGTCCGGAATGAATCCGCAGAACCTGGAGTTGGAACTCACCGAGTCACTGTTGATTCAAAATGTGGACCACGTACTAGCCGCCCTCAAGCGCCTGAAAGGGCTAGGCGTGCAGCTGGCGATTGACGATTTCGGCACAGGCTATTCGAGCCTGTCGTACCTGAAACGATTTGACATCGACAAACTCAAAATCGACCAGAGTTTTGTCCGGGACCTCGTAGCCGACCCCGAAGACACCGCCATCGTGAATGCCATCATCCAGATGGCCAAAAGTATGGGCTTAAAAACTATCGCAGAGGGGGTGGAGACCCCCGACATCGTCAAGTTGTTGCAACGCTTCGGGTGCGATGAGGCGCAGGGCTTTTTCTTTGCAAGGCCCATGCCAGCCGACGCATTTGCATCATTTGTCTCCAGTCATCCGCAAACCAACACACCCCTCGCTTAG
- a CDS encoding thioesterase family protein produces the protein MADNPQKPAFDGDMAAYTALGGAVYRASALTRGPWHPQQQHAGPPIALVSHALEAAAQAHGLHHLARLTANLLRPVPIADIEVRVQEDYVGRNAGHFSAVALADGKELIRATALFQREDEVGLPDGLPGHPLPLAPNQPDASPVQRFPFAHHEWGYPDLVETRMAQGRMFAGPSAVWFRMSHPLVMGQTPSAYQRVAVAADSGNGISAILDLSTHVFVNSDLTINLLRKPVGEWVCLDARTHLSSHGGGLAESALYDEQGLIGRATQSLFVRRR, from the coding sequence ATGGCAGATAACCCGCAGAAACCCGCGTTCGATGGCGACATGGCGGCCTACACCGCATTGGGCGGCGCGGTGTACCGTGCATCTGCGCTCACGCGCGGCCCCTGGCACCCGCAGCAGCAACATGCCGGCCCGCCGATCGCCTTGGTGAGCCACGCCTTGGAAGCCGCGGCCCAAGCGCATGGGCTGCACCACCTGGCCCGCTTGACTGCCAATTTGTTACGCCCCGTGCCGATTGCCGATATCGAAGTGAGGGTGCAAGAAGACTATGTGGGTCGTAATGCCGGCCACTTCTCTGCGGTCGCACTGGCGGATGGCAAAGAGCTGATTCGCGCCACCGCGCTGTTTCAGCGCGAGGACGAGGTAGGCCTGCCCGATGGCCTGCCCGGTCACCCCTTGCCGCTGGCACCGAACCAGCCGGATGCGTCGCCCGTGCAGCGTTTCCCGTTTGCGCACCATGAATGGGGCTACCCCGATCTGGTGGAAACGCGCATGGCCCAGGGCCGCATGTTTGCCGGCCCGAGTGCGGTGTGGTTTCGCATGAGCCATCCGCTGGTGATGGGTCAAACGCCCAGCGCCTACCAGCGCGTAGCGGTGGCGGCTGACTCGGGCAACGGCATCAGCGCGATTCTGGATTTGTCGACCCATGTGTTTGTGAACTCCGACCTCACCATCAACCTGCTGCGCAAACCGGTGGGTGAGTGGGTGTGCCTCGATGCCCGCACCCATTTGTCCAGCCACGGCGGGGGGCTGGCGGAGTCGGCTCTTTACGACGAGCAGGGCCTGATCGGGCGGGCGACGCAGAGCTTGTTTGTGAGGCGTCGCTAA